A window from Cinclus cinclus chromosome 4, bCinCin1.1, whole genome shotgun sequence encodes these proteins:
- the LOC134043604 gene encoding urotensin-2 receptor-like: protein MSYNSSLLGPNPREDPKGGSFLEESSGGGDDNDVLGGDSLVTGPLGAVLLVMYLTGIVGNIYTVAVASGRVAGCSAGSLGVYMINLALADLLYLSTIPFVVCTYFSHDWLFGDAGCRLLLSLDLLTMHASIFLLTAMSLERYWAVAKPLWARRASNAYRKLASAVLWLLSLLLTAPMMMMTQLREGDSPHKRICVPTWTPSTFRLYLTMLFTTSVLVPGTVLGIVYAHLARAYLCSAWSLGQPVPGRAPARRLFSRISAIVAAYWACFLPFWAWQLAGLYQGEGLGISPAAQAYLNFGVTCLAYGNSCVNPFLYTLLASSYRRGRGRSGTGMARPAACSQQAVGSHDIPLAFREVLGSVREEEG from the coding sequence ATGTCTTACAACTCTTCTCTCCTCGGCCCAAATCCTAGAGAGGATCCCAAGGGTGGCAGTTTCTTGGAGGAAAGCAGTGGTGGAGGTGATGACAATGATgtcctgggaggggacagcctGGTCACAGGGCCGCtgggtgcagtgctgctggtcaTGTACCTCACTGGCATAGTGGGGAACATCTACACAGTGGCGGTGGCTTCTGGGAGGGTGGCAGGCTGCTCAGCAGGCTCCTTGGGGGTCTACATGATCAACCTTGCCCTGGCTGACCTCCTGTACCTCTCCACCATTCCCTTTGTGGTCTGCACCTACTTCTCCCACGACTGGCTCTTTGGGGATGCGGGTTGCAGGCTTTTGCTCAGCCTGGACCTCCTCACCATGCACGCCAGCATTTTCCTCCTGACCGCCATGAGCCTGGAGAGGTACTGGGCGGTGGCCAAGCCTCTGTGGGCCAGGCGGGCCAGCAACGCCTACCGCAAGCTGGCCAGCGCCGTCCTCTGGCTCCTCTCGCTCCTGCTCACGGCCCCCATGATGATGATGACTCAGCTGCGGGAGGGGGACAGCCCCCACAAGCGCATCTGCGTCCCCACCTGGACGCCATCGACTTTCCGGCTCTACCTGACTATGCTGTTCACCACCAGCGTCCTGGTGCCCGGCACGGTGCTGGGCATCGTCTACGCCCACCTGGCCCGGGCATACCTGTGCTCGGCCTGGAGCCTGGGGCAGCCGGTGCCCGGCCGGGCCCCTGCGCGGCGGCTCTTCTCCAGGATCTCTGCCATCGTGGCGGCCTACTGGGCCTGCTTCCTTCCCTTCTGGGCCTGGCAGCTGGCCGGGCTGTAccagggagaggggctgggcatCAGCCCCGCTGCCCAGGCCTACCTTAACTTCGGTGTCACCTGCCTGGCCTATGGCAACAGCTGTGTCAACCCCTTCCTCTACACCCTGCTTGCCAGCAGCTACCGCCGTGGCCGTGGCCGCTCTGGGACGGGCATGGCACGGCCTGCAGCATGCTCTCAGCAGGCTGTGGGAAGCCATGACATCCCCCTGGCTTTCAGGGAAGTGTTGGGGTCTGTGAGGGAAGAAGAGGGGTGA
- the LOC134043602 gene encoding arf-GAP with dual PH domain-containing protein 1-like has translation MGQVSSSSLMHSLGALQPPASFPLPVLSWLRCIRYRQLPSWPCPALPCLEGYHSKVMAGGNERNVKALKEVWKRAENSLCADCGKPDPDWASSTLGVFICLSCSGIHRNIPCISKVKSLKMDFWDDAQVEFLAKHGNAVTKAIYEAHIPIYYYQPTYNDCHVLREQWIRAKYERKEFTEPGKQLPYSDGVKEGILWKRGRDNGQFLPRKFLLSEREGCLKYFTKQDAKEPKIHVKIDVINATFQPEKIGNPNGLQITYLKDNKTRNIFVYHESGKEVVDWFNAIRSVQFHYLKVAFPIASDNEIKNRLTRNFLKEGYMEKTGPKQREAFKKRWFTLDHRRLMYFKDPLDAFAKGEVFVGSGENGYSVQKGLPSGTQGNFSWHYGITIVTPDREYLFTCETEADQLEWISAFTSVINQAMTPQEYAIEAYFKFKS, from the exons ATGGGGCAggtctcctcctcctcactcatGCACAGTCTGGGTGCACTTCAGCCTCCAGCCTCTTTTcccctgcctgtgctcagctggCTCAG GTGCATAAGGTACAGGCAGCTgccctcctggccctgccctgccctgccctgcctggaggGATACCATTCCAAGGTGATGGCTGGAGGAAATGAGCGGAATGTGAAGGCCCTGAAGGAAGTGTGGAAAAGAGCAGAGAACTCTTTGTGTGCGGACTGCGGGAAGCCAG ATCCTGATTGGGCATCTTCTACTTTGGGTGTCTTTATATGCCTCAGCTGTTCAGGAATTCACCGCAACATCCCCTGCATCAGCAAAGTCAAATCCTTGAAGATGGACTTCTGGGATGATGCTCAGGTGGAG TTTCTGGCCAAGCATGGGAATGCTGTGACTAAAGCCATATATGAAGCTCACATCCCTATTTACTATTACCAGCCAACCTACAATGACTGCCA CGTGCTGAGAGAACAGTGGATACGGGCCAAATATGAACGCAAAGAGTTTACTGAGCCGGGGAAACAGCTGCCATATTCTGATG GGGTGAAGGAAGGCATCCTTTGGAAGAGAGGTCGAGACAACGGGCAGTTCCTACCTCGCAAGTTCCTCCTGTCGGAGAGGGAGGGATGTCTGAAGTATTTCACCAAGCAGGAT GCCAAAGAACCCAAAATCCATGTCAAAATAGATGTCATCAATGCTACATTCCAGCCAGAGAAGATTGGGAACCCAAATGGCCTGCAGATCACTTATCTCAAAGACAATAAGACCCGGAATATATTTGTCTACCATGAAAGTGGAAAG GAGGTTGTGGACTGGTTCAACGCCATCCGCTCTGTGCAGTTCCATTACCTGAAGGTAGCATTTCCCATTGCCAGCGATAATGAG ATTAAAAATCGTCTGACAAGAAACTTCTTGAAGGAGGGATACATGGAGAAGACTGGTCCCAAG CAAAGAGAGGCTTTTAAGAAGCGCTGGTTCACGCTGGATCACCGCAGGCTCATGTACTTCAAGGATCCTCTG GACGCATTTGCTAAGGGTGAGGTATTTGTGGGCAGTGGAGAGAATGGATATAGCGTCCAGAAGGGATTACCTTCAGGGACACAGGGCAACTTCTCTTGGCACTATGGCATCACCATTGTCACCCCTGACCGGGAATACCTCTTCACCTGTGAGACAGAGGCTGACCAGCTGGAGTGGATCAGTGCCTTCACTAGTGTCATCAACCAGGCCATGACTCCACAGGAATATGCAA TTGAAGCCTACTTCAAGTTTAAATCCTAA